The following are encoded in a window of Deltaproteobacteria bacterium genomic DNA:
- the lnt gene encoding apolipoprotein N-acyltransferase, whose translation MISPQVKRQDYFWAALSGALLALSFPIFDLWPLAWFFLVPLFLCTRGKDGKDAFFLGTFAGVIAYLGLLYWIVVAVHRYGNIPLFLAIPILLLLVLYLSLYWGGFAYLCSYFNKKGGWAQIVAFPAIWVGLEYLRSFLLSGFPWALLGYSQYLNTPFVQIADITGVYGISFLLALISTLLSLWFISWRERRGMPIKGTIFTMALLALAFAYGSWKIHSPLTTGKALKVGVVQGNIEQDVKWDRGFQRETLEIYRRLTFDLEETSPKLIVWPETALPSYFPSGTELDQEVLAIPKQLKTYLLFGSLSCKKGEKEIEIYNSAYLLSPDPHILNRYDKIHLVPFGEYVPLSWLFPFFSSLVDIGNISAGEEAVIFRPPEGKFGVLICFEVIFPELCREFVRKGANFMVTITNDAWFGRTSAPYQHLAQATFRSIENRIWLVRAANTGISAFVDPWGRIQKASGLFTREVLTKEIDLRGEGMTFYARHGDLFAIICSLLGIGLIGYDLFKKWVIGS comes from the coding sequence ATGATATCCCCACAGGTGAAAAGGCAGGACTACTTCTGGGCCGCCCTTTCAGGGGCCCTTTTGGCCCTGAGCTTTCCCATCTTTGATCTCTGGCCCCTGGCCTGGTTCTTCCTGGTGCCACTCTTTTTGTGTACTCGTGGAAAGGATGGTAAGGACGCCTTTTTTTTAGGGACCTTTGCTGGGGTGATTGCGTATCTCGGTCTCCTTTACTGGATTGTAGTGGCCGTCCACAGGTACGGTAATATCCCCCTCTTTCTCGCCATCCCCATCCTCCTCCTCTTGGTCCTCTACCTCAGCCTCTACTGGGGGGGCTTCGCCTACCTGTGTTCATACTTTAACAAAAAGGGGGGATGGGCCCAGATCGTGGCCTTCCCCGCTATTTGGGTGGGGTTGGAATACCTGCGCTCCTTTCTTCTCTCTGGGTTCCCCTGGGCCCTGCTCGGCTACTCTCAGTATCTAAACACCCCCTTTGTCCAGATAGCCGACATCACCGGTGTCTATGGGATCTCCTTCCTCCTGGCCTTGATCAGCACCCTCCTTTCCCTTTGGTTTATCAGTTGGAGGGAGAGGAGGGGGATGCCCATCAAGGGCACTATCTTCACCATGGCCTTATTGGCCCTGGCCTTTGCCTATGGGTCCTGGAAGATCCATTCCCCTTTGACTACTGGGAAGGCCCTTAAGGTCGGAGTGGTCCAGGGGAATATAGAGCAGGATGTAAAATGGGACAGAGGATTTCAACGGGAGACCTTAGAGATCTACCGACGACTCACCTTCGACCTAGAGGAAACCTCGCCGAAACTCATTGTCTGGCCCGAAACAGCCCTCCCTTCCTATTTCCCCTCGGGTACTGAGCTGGACCAAGAGGTATTGGCGATCCCTAAGCAGCTAAAGACATACCTCCTTTTCGGTAGCCTCTCCTGCAAAAAAGGGGAAAAGGAGATAGAGATCTACAATAGTGCTTATCTCCTCTCTCCTGACCCCCATATCCTGAATCGTTACGACAAGATCCACTTGGTCCCCTTTGGCGAATACGTCCCCCTCTCCTGGCTTTTCCCCTTTTTCAGCTCGCTGGTGGACATAGGAAACATCTCTGCAGGCGAAGAAGCAGTGATCTTCCGGCCCCCAGAGGGTAAGTTCGGGGTCTTGATCTGCTTTGAGGTGATCTTCCCCGAACTTTGTAGGGAGTTTGTCCGCAAGGGGGCCAATTTTATGGTGACCATCACCAATGATGCCTGGTTCGGAAGGACATCCGCCCCATACCAACACCTCGCCCAGGCGACCTTCAGGTCTATAGAGAACAGGATATGGTTGGTCAGGGCGGCCAACACCGGGATAAGCGCCTTTGTCGATCCTTGGGGGAGGATCCAAAAGGCCAGCGGACTCTTTACGCGCGAGGTGTTAACAAAGGAGATAGATCTCAGGGGCGAAGGAATGACCTTCTACGCCAGACATGGAGACCTCTTTGCCATCATCTGCTCTCTGCTGGGAATAGGCCTTATCGGGTATGACTTGTTCAAAAAGTGGGTGATCGGATCCTGA
- a CDS encoding DegT/DnrJ/EryC1/StrS family aminotransferase — protein MKVPFLDLKAQYQRIKGEIDQALAEVISKQQFILGPKVKALEETIAAYSSARHGIGVASGSDALMISLMAVGVGAVDEVITTPFTFFATAGSISKVGAKPVFVDIDPRTYNLDPAKIEERITPKTKAIIPVHLFGQCADMEPIKELARRYGLWLIEDAAQAIGSDYIKDSHNHQRAGSTGDLGCLSFYPSKNLGGFGDGGMVTTNDDELAHRVRLLRVHGAASKYYYQIIGVNSRLDALQAAILLVKFRHLEEWTQKRRENAAYYDQLFEEIDHRALGIETPYVQYSNRHIYNQYVIRVPKRDELREFLSQEGIGTDVYYPLPLHLQECYRDLGYEEGGFPNAEMAARETLALPIYPELTREQQEYAVSKIGEFFCSFVS, from the coding sequence ATGAAGGTCCCTTTTCTAGACTTGAAGGCCCAGTATCAGAGGATCAAAGGGGAGATCGATCAGGCCCTTGCCGAGGTGATCTCAAAGCAACAATTTATCTTGGGACCGAAGGTAAAGGCCTTGGAGGAGACTATAGCAGCTTATTCCTCTGCCCGCCATGGGATAGGTGTTGCCTCGGGTAGCGATGCCCTGATGATATCTCTGATGGCGGTGGGTGTTGGGGCGGTCGACGAGGTGATCACCACCCCCTTCACCTTCTTTGCCACGGCCGGTTCCATCTCCAAGGTGGGTGCCAAACCTGTGTTTGTGGACATAGATCCTAGGACCTATAATCTGGATCCCGCTAAAATAGAGGAGAGGATCACCCCTAAGACCAAGGCCATCATCCCTGTACACCTCTTTGGTCAGTGTGCCGATATGGAGCCGATAAAGGAACTGGCCCGAAGGTATGGCCTTTGGCTCATTGAGGATGCCGCCCAGGCCATCGGGTCTGACTACATAAAAGACTCCCACAACCATCAGCGGGCGGGAAGCACAGGGGATTTAGGATGCCTCTCCTTTTACCCCTCCAAGAATTTGGGGGGCTTTGGCGATGGGGGGATGGTTACTACCAATGACGACGAGCTGGCGCACCGGGTCAGGCTTCTCAGGGTGCATGGCGCCGCTTCCAAATACTATTATCAAATCATAGGCGTAAATAGTAGGTTGGACGCCCTGCAGGCTGCCATCCTCCTGGTAAAGTTCCGCCATTTGGAGGAGTGGACACAGAAGAGGCGGGAAAACGCCGCCTACTACGACCAACTCTTCGAGGAGATAGACCACCGAGCTCTGGGGATAGAGACCCCTTACGTCCAATACAGCAACCGCCATATATATAACCAATATGTCATCAGGGTCCCCAAAAGGGACGAGCTCAGGGAATTCCTCTCCCAAGAAGGGATAGGGACCGATGTCTATTATCCCCTTCCCCTCCACCTGCAAGAGTGCTATAGAGACCTGGGATATGAGGAAGGGGGTTTCCCCAATGCCGAGATGGCCGCGAGGGAGACCTTAGCCCTCCCCATCTATCCCGAACTCACTAGGGAACAGCAGGAATATGCGGTCTCCAAGATAGGGGAATTCTTCTGCAGTTTCGTTTCATGA
- a CDS encoding homoserine kinase, which yields MKKARLRIPASTSNIGPGFDTLGLALNLYNYLEMEEIDEGVIVHCEGEGAERLGEITPEESLPYRAAKEVFQSVGHSPHGLKISFINNIPLGRGLGSSGAVCVGSIAAAFLLAGLELNPHLILELALRLERHPDNITPSLVGGFTVSCISQGKVFFVKISVAFPLKIVAIIPELELPTQESRRVLATHIPFEDAQFNLNRTALLVAGFATGNSRVLMEGVKDKLHQPHRAELLPGLYEVFDEGYLMGALGCFLSGAGSSIIALTQNNARQVGHRMSTLWQKKFGIPNRWQVFQVDNEGLVQVKTIESERS from the coding sequence ATGAAAAAGGCCAGGCTGAGGATACCCGCTTCTACTTCAAATATCGGACCTGGCTTTGATACCTTGGGGCTGGCCCTCAATCTCTATAACTACTTGGAGATGGAAGAGATCGATGAGGGGGTAATTGTCCATTGTGAGGGAGAAGGGGCAGAGAGACTAGGGGAAATAACACCTGAAGAAAGCCTCCCCTATCGGGCCGCCAAGGAGGTCTTCCAGTCAGTAGGCCATTCTCCCCATGGTCTCAAGATATCCTTCATCAACAACATCCCCCTCGGTCGCGGCCTGGGCAGCAGCGGTGCGGTGTGTGTTGGGAGCATAGCAGCGGCCTTCCTCTTGGCCGGCCTCGAACTAAACCCTCACCTGATCCTGGAGCTCGCCCTAAGGCTTGAAAGGCACCCGGACAACATTACTCCTTCTTTGGTGGGGGGGTTCACCGTATCCTGCATATCTCAGGGAAAGGTCTTTTTCGTGAAGATTTCGGTGGCCTTTCCCCTCAAGATAGTGGCAATCATCCCTGAACTGGAGCTACCCACCCAGGAGTCAAGGAGGGTCTTGGCCACACACATCCCCTTTGAGGATGCCCAGTTCAACCTCAACAGGACCGCCCTCTTGGTGGCCGGATTCGCCACTGGAAACTCAAGGGTCCTGATGGAAGGGGTGAAGGACAAGTTACATCAACCGCATCGCGCAGAGCTTCTCCCCGGACTCTACGAGGTCTTCGACGAAGGATACCTCATGGGTGCCTTGGGATGCTTTCTCAGTGGAGCTGGCTCCTCCATAATTGCCCTCACGCAGAACAATGCAAGGCAGGTCGGTCACCGCATGTCCACTCTGTGGCAGAAAAAGTTCGGTATCCCTAATCGCTGGCAGGTCTTTCAGGTGGACAATGAAGGGTTAGTACAAGTAAAAACGATAGAAAGTGAAAGGAGTTGA